The segment AAACAACCTATTTACCTCTAGGAACTAAGTACAGTTCAGTACTTTCCCAAGTACCAGTTCAGTACTTTCCAGAACACTTAACCTCAGCTtcactctgccccagctcaTTACCTAAACTatttgctctgctctccagagaCAGCAAGGTATATGATGTGGGCCTTTATCCTCAGCAACAAGGTCATATGCAAGACAGGTGATGATTTTTAACATCAGAAAACTAGACTaaaaatttagattattttattcACAGACAGGATGTTTCTATACTGCCAGCTGAAAGCAGGACTGTatcaaacccaaaccatgccaGTGCAGACACCTGGAGTTTCCACAGACCATTTGTAAcattttgtcctgttttttcctttatagAGTGCTTCACAATTActtctcacctgtccctgtgctaAAGCTGATGGGGAGCCTTTCAGAAGCTCTCTGTACAAGCACCTTCATCCACTGCCTGGCAGATAAAGCTACCACAGAGAACGATTCTCAGCAGTGGTCCCACTGCTGGTCTCCACTTAAGAGGCAGAACTGTGGCTGTTTCTGCATGTTGCACAACACCCACATAAAATGTCACTGCAGACTCAGCTCAGGAAAACCTGATGCTGCTTCCCAGTACATTCCTCCCCAAGTTCACTAAGATGGAACAGCATGGTATTTACAGTCCATTGCAAGTAGATTCCATAAAGCCTCTGCATTTACTCTGTTTGCAGCCCAAACAGGCAACTGAAGATACTCTggatttcatattttttatgcCAGCTGAGCAAAAAATCTGTTGTAAAGCCTTACCTGTACAAGCTCCTGGAGTTCTCTCTTTACATCTTCTAGGCCACCAATATCTTCCCAGGTAACTTGTGGCACCTCCACCACAGTCTCCCGAAGAGCAGAAGGGTTGCTCTGGCTCAGAGCCCACTGGTGTTAGAAGAAATGATATTATATGAATTTTAACATGTTACATTGGTTTACTTCAGAGAAGTAATTAATTGCACCCAGAAGAATGAGGGGCACTCCTGCATTACCCTGAAGTCATCCATAGTCACAGCCAGAGAGTTCATCACTTCAGCATCAATGGTTTCATCTTCTAGGTCTATGAGATCCATCTTCTTTCTGATAGCCTGAAGAGCAGCTTCTGAGCAAAGGGCAGCCAAGTCAGCACCAACATGGCCATGAGTCTCGTTTGCCACCTGAAAGCAGAGCACTGACCATGACTCACAGGAATACAAGCAAGAGCAACACGTGCTCTGGTCCCTcactgggaagggaggagagcaACATCAGGGCTTTGCTGCACATTCAAGACAAGTGCTAACATTCAGGCAAAGACACTCTGCCTTCTACTGCCTATTAGAGATCCAATCAGCATTTGGAATTCAGATGGTGTGCAGAAAGGTAACCCTGAGGACTGTAGTTTTTCATTCAGGACAGAGATGACAGGAACCATCCAGCTTACAAGTGGTGCGGCAACACCACAATGCTCACCCAGCTGTGTGTGAACTTTTTCAGGGCTGCTGCACTTTTGAAGGCCATGACACAGCAAACGAATCCATTACAAAAGTGGCAAGGCACTTCCAGATTGGAATGATAAACATTGTTTCACTTAGCCATGCCATTCCTTACTAGTGAGGACTTTTGGTCACTGGTAAAGTGGTCAGAAGGAATCCCAGAGCTCACACATTCATGGACTCCCATGCTGTCCTAATGGAGCTATTGCACTTGTACAGTCAAGCCTTAACAATCCTTCCACTATGAaatggagcactgggaacaagACAAGCTTTCCTAATAGCACACTACTCACCTGTTCCAGATCCACATCATCAGCCAGTTTCATATTTTTTGTGTGGATCTGCAGGATCTCCAGGCGCCCGGTGGCATCAGGGATACCAATGTCTACCTCTCTGTCAAAACGACCTGGGGAGTACAAGCACACATCGAACTGCTGATTCTGTGCAGCACAAGAGCTGCAGTTGCTGCCTCCTTCCGACTGTGATGTTTTCcacaaaatatcagaaaataacAGTTTTGGGTTTGCCTGTGGCATCTATCAGCACAGCAGAAGAGACAGAccagagaaggaggaaaggaactTTAGACACATTAGGCACTTAGGAAAAGTGAAAGTAACAGTAAGACCTTGGGATTACATAGCACAGATGATTGCCCATTTATTAACTTTTTCTGAGTTCCATTTTTGGGAAAATAGCCTTCACCTAGAACCAACATACCATGAGACATTTTTGCTTATTTCTACTTTGTGTCCTCGTCACAGGAGTCAAAAAATACTGAGAGATTcaattttttagaattttcaCAGCATTACCCAAGTGGTGAAACAGGAAAATAGGGCATCACTGCAGTATTCACTAAGATATGTACACCTCTATTTTTCCTCCAGCCACAGCTGTTCATTAATAAAAGAAACCCAAATCAGGTAATTCACAGTCTTTTGCAATCTAATGCATGAATATCCCCTCAGGCATTTCCTCCTTAAGTGTGTCCTGAAATAGCTTCACCCAATAGAGGCTAGCACACTTTTCCCACTCcaaactattattttatttctacacATTCTCATCTAACATGgcacagaaaatgctgtgagCCTGAAAAAGAATTTCTAGTCAGGAGCTGGAGACAAGTCAACTGTTTCTGTACCACACGTTCAGCATGACTTTCTGCTCAATCCTTACTGGACCCCTGTCACAAAGTGTGTGACACATAGGGAAGAGAGGGCAGGGGTGGTTACCGAATCGCCGGAGCGCTGGGTCGATGCTGTTGGGTCTGTTGGTGGCTGCCATGACGATCACATGTGCCCTCTGCTTCAGCCCATCCATGAGGGTCAGCAGCTGAGACACAATGCGACGTTCCACCTCCCCGTGTGTCTGTGGGGATAGAAAGCAGCGCTGAGATCAGCAGCCCCACaaggagcacagcagccagctctgcatcccagtTGGCGCATACAACAGCCACAAGATGGTAACAAATGTCACGAACTGTATCTGACTGTCCTCATGTCCAACTGAATTCAGGGGttacagaaatgctgctttacCCTGTAGTGAAATGCAGAGACTCATGCCAGttgctaccaaaaaaaaaaaagacatactAATTTACCTCCTACAGGCTCTCTTTACCTTCTCTCTCTTAGGAGCAATGGCATCCAGTTCATCAATGAAGATGATGGCAGGAGCATTCTTCTCTGCTTCTTCAAAGGCTTTCCTCAGGTTGCTCTCAGACTCACCAGCCAGTTTGCTCATGATCTCAGGACCTAAAAAACAGCAATGCTGTGCCATTCAGAAGAGAGGCAGCTAGCCCCAAAAACACGcagctgaatttttttagtACAACATCCACACGGGACAAGCTATATTTCAAGCCAAAGCAAACACTATCAATCAAATTCACTAAATCTGCAGCTGAAAGGCAAGACCAGCATGCAGAATTAGTTTCTATCATTATTTTGATGTTTCCAGTTTACTCTAAGAGAATGCAGCACTAGTCAATGAGCTACCTTTAGCTGTCTCTTTCCTTACCCTATTTCACACTTGGTGAGCTTCTCTGCAATGTGCCACCACACACAGTTAATGCCAGTCCTAGCTTGCAAGAGAAGCAATCAAATTATAAGGTGATGAATTATCAGGATAGGGAAGGAAAAAGCTCTATGAAGCCATCTTTTGCTTACATTACACAGTTACACAATTACCTCTGTGTGATCcaataaattagttttaaaaagtcaaaacaaccaaccacaaacaaacaaaaacacaacccCCACCTACTCTCAAAggttaaatacaaaataaaagcatgtaAACACACGAATCACAAATGGATGGAGAGCATTTCCCCAACATCTACAACTGCTGAACTAGTTCAGGTTTAAAGACTTACTCTGTTTTTACAGATTTTGCTATCACACTGATGGCACTGGTAATGAAGGGAAAATATGTTTCTAAAGGatccaagaaaaataaacctgacTCTCGGGCATAAAAGCTGCCAGGTGCAGAGACACAGCTGTGGGCAGGTGCTCTGAGTATTTCATTACAGGTAACTCACCAGTTCTTATCAGTTCTGTCtacagcactgcctgcagctccagatTGGAGCCAGCAGGCAGCGAACGCTAACTCTGACagggttatttttattatgcaaTAGATGTACAAGCATCTACAGAAACGGCTGGTGCATTAGCATTCAGTGACAGCTTCCACACACTTGAGGAAGGATATGATGGGATGACATATGGCTAAAATCAGCCCATTTACATCCACTATTTTGAGATAAAAGCAAGTCCCTAATCCTACTGCtggtcactgctgtgctgtgttatACTGTCGTTTGCTATCACTGTCACATGATTgaaatcagagaagaaaaggtGCATTCTTTCGGTAAAAATGTTCCCTTATTCCAGCACCAACTAAAATGGAACAGGAAAGTATTGTGCAAAATTCAGAATCTGGTCCTGACTAGGTGTCAACTAGCAGCCACCTCAACTGCTACTGATGAGAGTTATCAATAGGAGTTCTGTCACTTGTAGCTAAGTCCAAAGGATCTCATTATAGTTTTCAGGCAAGTTCCTTCCAAATAATGTACTGTGAAACAAAAGAGGTCTTTGTGCTTTACTTGAGGGGAAAGAGGAATCCACAGCAGCACCTTCTTTTCTGAATGGAATACGGTGGGAGCAAAGCCAGAAGCCCTGCCAGTTCTGCCTTCACCAACAAAAATGGACAGGCAGACAGACAGATGCTGAATCCCTGTGTCTCAGCACAATCTTCCAAGCACTCTGCTACAACACAGTCGAGCTTCAGGGAAGTACCAGTACTGATACCTCCACACAAAGGGCTTCCAAATGTCCCCAGAGGCACACTTGAAAGAGGTAAGGAAGGATGTCAGGAAGACAGCGCGGCTCTACAAGCCCTATTAACACCATTCTTACCGTAAGATGGACAAGTGAGCCCACAGCAGACCTGGGGCCAAAGTAGCCACAAAACTTACCGTTGATCAGGAAGAAGAAAGCCCCGGTTTCGTTGGCCACTGCTCGGGCAATCAGTGTTTTACCAGTGCCAGGAGGCCCATACAGCAGGATCCCACGTGGAGGCTGAGGACAAAGGCAAGCGATTTAGACTACTTAAGCAGCTTCACAGTGAATTTGTAAGCATTTGATAATGCCAGTCTGAAATTGTGATGTAAACTCATGCAACAGCTGCCATGTCAGCATTGCTATCAACACCCTTACTGTTTCACACAACACACAACAGAAACCTTGCCAGTAACTGGCAGTGCTGATTCAAAGCATCACTCTGCTTTACAAGCTGACAGAGTTTGTGTCTCTGTCAAGAACATGTAAGCAAGCACCTTCCAAACGCTagcattaaaaagaaaccccaaaaaaacacaccACAAATTATTTGTTCCCCTCTCCAATACCTCCTAAATCTGTTGTGGAGAGACATCTCCCAGGGCAAGCCCACTTATCCATCTGCACATGGGGACGTACCTTCACCCCTATGGCCTTGAAGAGAGCAGGATGTCGGAGGGGAAGTTCCACCATCTCTTTGATTTGAGCCAGCTGCTTCCGGCACCCACCAATATCATCATAGCCCACTTCATTCAGCGACTCCTCTTCATCCTACCAGGAGGAAATACATCAAACATCTGAGTGAAAACAATAGTTCAACAACCCTCCCAGTCTACAGAAGCCGGGAATATGGCTTTTTAGGCACTTCTTGCCTGTCTTGAGATTCTCCCTTTCAAGTCTTCCTCATGTCTTCTATAATTGTTTCTCAGCTCCGTCTTCCCCAGACATACAAAGAGAATTGCCTGCACGTACTCAGACTTCGCTGAAGCCCACCCTCTGGCATGacagcctctgctgcctggTTCCCTACAGACTCTAGCACAAAACAAGCTCTGTGACTCTTTGATGGGGCTAATGGAAGTAACAAGAGACAATGTCAGTATAAAACAGACTTACCCCTTAGAGTAAATGCTGTCTAACTATTTGGCATATTCTATTTGCCAGTAACTCAGGAGCAGTGTTACCTTTTGAGATTGACTCCAATTTAGCATAGAATATTAAGGTCCAGATATATGGATAAGATCAGTTCTAACCAACTCTTCCTTCACAGTATCCATTCATTCAGCTGTCCAAGTTTTTACTGGCCTCAGTTATTTAGGCCACGCTAAAATAATAACATAGCCTGGAATCTCACAGGGGCTCAGTTCGTTTCACCTCCCTCAACCAGATCACTCAGGGACTGGACCTAACAAGCACTGAAGGTCTCAGTTTTGGAGACTTCTGTCCTCTCTGGGCTCTGCATCAGGACTGGAGGAAACATTTTTCCAAGAATCTACTAGgaatttcctttgaaaacacCAGTTTATGCTGTGTCCAGTCATGTCCGTGGGTATAGCTCTCAGAAAAGCCTGTCATCTATCCCTTCCCATCAGGCAGTTGCCAGTAGGCCTGTCCCTTTGCCTTGACTTCTCCAGGCTGCATCATCCCATGACTGCAGTCCTTCCTCCTTCATTCTTGGTCTCCAGGTCCTCATAATTTTGGTGGTCTAGGCTGAACTTACTCCTCTCTATCTCTGCCGTAGCCTGAAGAGGCCAAGTGGGATTCATGGAGTGCCCAGGTGCAGTCTCACAAGGGTCACAGAGGTGTTTTCCAGAGGGCAGCTAACAACAAACCAGTACTCACACTACTTGCAGGCAGGAAGAGGTACTTATTCTATGAAGTACACACCCACCTTAGCTCATTTCCCTGAGATTTCCTACTTGGTACAGCAAGGCTGCCAAGACCTGTCAGACAAGTCCCTCAGGCAGACACAAGGTTGCAACATTCAAGGCTAAACACCTTATGgggaattattatttttttatgtaaaCCATTTGTAAACATAATTTCTCTCGAAAAAGTACCTGTTactttctttttacatttcatGAAATTTAGCACCATTGTAAACTCTCTCTGCTATGGATCAAGGGAACACTGGAATTAAAAGATGCACTCAAACACAGTGTGAGGTATCTGGAAGCAGACgcaaagcagctgctgccaaagcATGGCATCTCATCAGCAAACCTACCCCCTGGTGCTTTCAGCATATGAGGAGGACACTGAATACCTTTCTCTGACtaccttcagcagcagctcgtCTCCTGAAACCAGAGTTTCTGACCATTACATTCAGTAGACAAAATGTTGAAAGAGGAACTGCAAACACTGTTGCCTTCAAGCTCTGTCCCAGAAACAGGCTTTGACAGAGGAGGTCCAGCAGGAGAATGGCATGGCAGGATTCTGCTCACCTCCCGTTTGATGGGCTCTCCCTCACAATGGATCACTGTGTCTGGAGCCACTATGCAGTACGGGCTTGGGTCTGTCTCCACCACTTTGAACTCCACTGCACGCATCCCTCCACGCACCAAGAAGATGTCACCTGTAAAATCCCACATGTCAGTGGCCTGTTGCAACCCACATCTGCAAAATGTCGATCCCTGTACaaccagcagccccagagtTTAGGAAGTAGGTCACACAGGCAGACACTGTGGCATTTATAACTCTCCTTTGCATGTTAAACTCAAGAGCTGCATCCACTGCAACAGCCCAAGCACTGTTTCAGTTCTCAAATTTCATCCAGTAAAACCCAAACAATAGAAAAGAATACCCTGCCAAATACAAAACACAAAGGCaagaaatcactttttttttctgttcagttacaatttaatattttgtagAAGAGGCAAAAAGCCCTAACttaataaaaatctattttgaatTTATTCTAACTAGCTGCTAGTAGTTATAACTGTTTGTGTCCAGAAGCAGAATAATATATAACACTGCATCTCCTGGGTGACAGAGTCTGGATGACCTGTGTCTATAGTGTACATTCACCTATGGTACAACAGAAGTGTTAGGAACACAACCGCAAAAGTGTGTTTGGTTTTCTACTCACCTCCCCAATTACTCCTTAAATTGCTCTGAAGCACTGAATTTAGTCAGGGTGCTGGTATACAGCTGGAAtagagttacagtaatttcacgactataaggcgcacctcgGGGCCGGCAAATTTTGCTACTTTATACATTAtgtaaggcacaccggactgaaaggcgcactttttttttttttgcagcgaggatgcTCGGTGCccgcaacaaagtaatgaattagtaacagagtCGCACAgttgcggggtttactggctcggccccgcttggggctgctgctggtaCTGGGCACCTCTGCCGCttagcagtgctgggagcccatgCCGCCCTGGcgctctgagctgtgctgtgatgcCGTAAGCGCAAGCTGTGCCGCGATGCCGGCAGCCCGTGCTGCCCTGGTGTTCTGAGCTGCGCTGCGATGCCGTCAGCCTGAGCCGTGCCACGATGCCGTAAGCGCGAGCCGCGTCGTGATCCCACCGGCGTGTGCTGCCCCGGCGCTCCAGGAGCCTGTGCCACAGCACCCCCATCACCACAGGAGCTGTGGGCCACAGGAGTTGTGGTCACCCCGAGCCAATCCGCAAGCCGCGGCACGGgggtcctgcagctcccacttccagggcaactttgtccattatataaggcgcaccagactataaggcgcacttccaggtgtggACCAACATTTTACTgaaaagggtgtgccttatagtcatgaaattactgtaattttctccCTAGCAGCTGTTTCAGTGCAGTGTTTTGGTTcagtatgagaataatgttgataacaccCTGATGTTTCAGTTGTTGCTCAGCAGTGCTAACCCTTACTCAAGGACTGTGCAGTTTCCTAtgctctgccagggagcaggtGTGCAAGAAACCAggagggagcatggccaggagaACTGACCCAAAGTGCCCAAAGGGATACTCCATGACATAGAACATCATGGCCAGTGTATATACTGTGGGGATTTCACTGGGAGACATCACACACTGAtgagggacaggctgggcatcATTCAGCATGTGGTGACCAACTGTCTCAGGTGTTGTGCAACACCTGTCTTTTTGGGTTTCATCTCCTGTCTTTttcattactattattaataTTGTTATTATATTTTACCTTGTTTCAATTACTAAAATGTTCTTAACTcacaagtttttcctttttcctgatCTGCTCCCCATGCCACAGCTGAGTGGGGAATAAGTAGCTGTTTGCTATTTAGTCACATGCTAGGATCAAAGGACAACAGTCATTTTTGGCAGCCAACATGGGGACAAAGGGTAGGCACAACAAGAGATCTGAGCAGAGCGTGTTAAGCCAAATTTGTTACATGCATTCAGTACAGAATAGCAGCTGGTGACGGTGTTTATTCATGCTTGTTCTCAGGGTATGTTTTTTAACACCTCACTCAGTGTAGGTGTCCCCCATAGTGAGGTTTATTGTCCTTGCTGCCTGGGCTAAGGTTATCTTCGTATTTCTCTTTGCAGTAGTGACTTATGATCCGATGGAATCACTGCTCCTGAGACGAATATGAGCAGTGAACTGAGCACTGCCATCCGCTGCACTTCGGGAGCCATCCACTGGGAACTACTGGTAACTGCACCTTCTGACATCTCCCTCCCGATGTCTTCCCATGCTGGTTACAGCAGCATCTGAGCATtataaagatttttattatCCTTTCAATACAGCTGAAGCTAGCCTGGTTCTTATCACAGGActtcctgagttggaagggaccgatggggatcactgagtccaacacctggtcctgcacaggacagcccaaGGGACCGCACCATGTGCCTGGCGGTactgtccaaatgcttctggaaTTCTGGCAAGCTTGGTGCTGCGGAACAGCACATTGCTGTAAGTGATTCTGGTCTTGCTTAAAGTGAATGTGTTTAAGAACATCACCCAGAGGGTAAGGTGTCCAGGCCATTGACCACCTGAAACATTTTGGAATTTCACTTCTGACCAAGTGCAGAATCCTGAAAAACTAGTAAATATGTGGAGAAAGGTATACTGTCATGCAGGCAGTTCCAGAGAGACACAAATCACTACAATGTGCTGGGATCTGGTCCATATTCTTCTGTACtcctagaggaaaaaaaggtctTTGGATCTGATGACAAAACATCAGGCTCTGGCTACTCCAATCCCAGGGACAGGCAAAGCATGGTTTTTAGAAGGTGTATTGCATTTCATATCATGTACCAACCTCTGGAAAATCAAATGATGCAATGGACTGCTCACGACTACATGAAGAGCAAAGGTTGGTGGGACCAGCATACTTTGCTACACATATTTAGCAAAAGCTACCTGGTGACTGGCCCTCCCCAACCAACACTTTTACACATTGCAGAAGGAGACAAAGTTTCTGTAGTGCACATAAAAAATATGCTGGGATAAATAGCCTGGGTCACTGCTGCCTCAGGCAAAGGCAAACCCATGCATGGCTCTGCTTTTCCACACATGGTTTTGCTGTTCCTCAAGGACCTGGGTGCACTTCATGTGTGATGTGGAAGGATGGAGAATTCCAGCGTACAGGTCAAAGTGATTTGATTTTACGGGAGAGTAAGAAATTAACTAAATTGCATGATGTTAATTGTTACATAATGCTCATATGATCACTTCTATGGCAGCTATACGCACTCCACAACATCCAGCATCTGACAGCAGCCAACTCCACCACTCAGATGTGGAGATCTGAACCTGAGTCCCCTTCAACTACCACATTATGAAGGATGGACTCTGATGAAACTAGGTAAGTACAACATACACACAACCAACGGATTAATGTGCAGGCAACTAACTAATTACATCACATGGTAGTAACTCAGGCTCAGGtggaatttgggagaaaatcTCATTAAACTTTCTGATGTTCTGCCATCTCATATAGCTTTCAAAAATGCAGGAGAACTACCAAATTTCTCTGCCAGCCAGCAGCAACAATCCTTCAAGATGACAGAAAATTTAAATCACCACTAGCAAAATCTCTCCCTACAGATGCTGGTCTAATGCTTAATGGAGATCTGCGCAGGGTTCTAGAAATTCTCTATATTTAGTCTCAGGACTAACATACTTGTGGCTGTGAGGACTTCAGCGACAGGCATTATTACCTTTCCTGATAGGTCTGTAAGCTTCCAAGAAGTAGGGCTTGAGATAGACCTCAAAGAGATTCCCTGTGATCCCTTCTACTGTGTCATCAATTGGCAGCACGTGGATACGTTTGCCATATTTCACATCTGGGCAAGGCTGGatgctgcaaaaaaagaaaacttcagttAGCCACATTCAATTAGCTAGACTTGCCCCCCAGTGTTACAAATGGACAAGAGACATGCCCCTTCCCAGGAAAGAACATCCAAAGACCATCAACAGCCCTGGTGAGACTTCCTACTCACACAGGAATACTTCAATGCTGACAAGGCAAAAATCATACCCATCAAGAGCTAGTCTTTACAGCACACACCTTCACTCCTTTCAGTCCTGTTCAAGACCACTGGAGAGTTTAAGAGTTTATTCCTACTGTTTTGCAGACACCCTCAGCACATTCACACATGTCTAATGCAGCCTAAAGACCTGTAACCTGTGACAGTCACGAGGTAGCTTTTATTTCAACAAGCtacagcagaagcagctgcaaGGAAAAAGTAAGCTGGGGAAAACTCTTTCTTACTACGGTGCCCAGAGTCCCTATTGCTGACAAACCTGATTACACGCAAAGGCTCTCTCAGTACCAACTGGGGGTAAAGACACCTTTGCAGCCAGGTGTCAGTCCCACTTCCTGAGGGCTGACAATTACGTTAAAGACTGAAAGCACTTTCCCCTTTTTAAATATGTGCTACTGTTATTATTTTGCAGTGTAGCATAACAGTCTACTGTAGCAACAGCTCAAAGTATCCAGCTGTGGCAGAAACCGGCTTCACCAGTTAAGAAAAGCCATGGAACTGCAGTTAAGCATGCAGCTTTTCATATGCGACTTTTGTTCGAGACTCTTAACAGATTCTTTTACCACATGCATTGCAGAGAGGACAtagcagaatgaaaaaaatttgacAGACCACAAAGAGCAAGAGATTAGCACATAAATCTAGATTCTGGCAGAAACCAGGACACAGTAACTCTATAAGCAGTTAAAGATTGGCAAGAAAAACTTCGAGGGCAAGCGTGTTATAATTCCCTGACCTCACAATGAGTGAAGACAATTGGTTACACATTTGGGAAGCTGAGAACCACTACAGACACAGTGCTAACAGAAGATGAGAGCATGGGTTAGCATGCTAGAAGAGACTCCAATAGAAATCTCACATCAAGTTAAAGTAAGAATTCATCTCTACTTTAAATCCAAAGACACAAAGCACCCTTCTGAATTACAGCAGTGTTTAAAACTCACGTTTTTAGTGCTAGAGAGATAGGTGGAACACCTTCATTTCTCCCATCTACTAAGTTTGTACGAAGCACatcttgcatttaaaaattattacagataTCACTTCAGAAACTCTGATGTCAGAACCAGGCTCTCATTTTCTCAGCGATAATGCTCAGGAAGAGAAGATGTTAGCCCTCCCTTATTTAAACCTGCAAACTACCTTTTTTATGTTCAGGAAATGCTCATGTGCTACCGTTCTACCCTCTCCCATCACAGAATGGGATTTGTCTCCTGTAAGTAGAGATCCGTATTTCCAAGTTTTTAAGGTAGTAAAACCTAATGCAaatcattttatgattctacTTCCTGCGAGTGCTGCACAATAAAATCCCTGCAACATTTTTTAAGGATTCAtaacttaaaaattatttttacagcaaaaacTGGAATATAAACCTCCTTGCAGGATTTTTAATCTTGCTATTCGGCTGCTCCATTTTTTTCTAGCATTCATTTCTAACAGGCTGTAACTTGTTTTTGTAACAGGGCAGCTCAAATACTATGAGATAATGTGTGATGCTGCTAATGTCTTCCACAGGCAACACTGTGTCCTCACCTGATCACATCACCCAGGCGGACTCTCAGGTTGTTGCGAACAACCCTATTCATGCGAATCTTCTCATCTGAGCAGGTATCATCTGACAGAACAATGCAGACTGCTTCTctcctcttctttcctttcagcAGGACAGTGTCTCCTCTGAACAGCTGCAGTTCATCCATCTTTGCCTATAAACAGCAGTGTTAGAACAAGCTTTTGAAAAAATAGGAATTCAAGCATTTGAAGGAGAGTTATTTGACTTTGGAAATTACACCTTGGAAGTGATACACTACATCCAGAGGACAGAGAATCTTACTACAGTTGTATAGAGCTAATTCTGAAACCAGAGGAAGGGCACAAACTCAACTGAATCCTACAAACTGAAGCTCAAAAAACATATTATCAAGGAGAAGTGTCAGAAAACAAGAGTGGTAGCAGCTGTAGCTTCCAACACAAACACTGGTACTCATGTTGTAAAGCTACATTTCAAGTTAATAGACAGCAACAACTTGCAAATTACCAGATGAAATGCTTTGCCTCTACAGATGACgcacctgggacagtgacacaACACTGTTGTCTTCATTGATGGCTTCGTCAACAATTAACCGATTGGGCCTGTTCTTCTGCTTCAGGATAGCAGTGGATAAGTCATCGGCCTTAGAGCTAGGAGAGAAAACACAACTGATGAGCCTGAGTGATACTGGCCCTGTCCAGCCACCCCCCTTTTCATCTCCACGTTCCACAAGTTTCTTTGTTGTCTTTTATACACTGTACTTGCTCGTAGCACAATGGAGAATATCACTTTCCAGGGACCAGTCTGCAGGAGCTCAAGGGAGGATGTTTCCTGTCAGTAA is part of the Catharus ustulatus isolate bCatUst1 chromosome Z, bCatUst1.pri.v2, whole genome shotgun sequence genome and harbors:
- the LOC117010743 gene encoding transitional endoplasmic reticulum ATPase, which translates into the protein MASGSDSKADDLSTAILKQKNRPNRLIVDEAINEDNSVVSLSQAKMDELQLFRGDTVLLKGKKRREAVCIVLSDDTCSDEKIRMNRVVRNNLRVRLGDVISIQPCPDVKYGKRIHVLPIDDTVEGITGNLFEVYLKPYFLEAYRPIRKGDIFLVRGGMRAVEFKVVETDPSPYCIVAPDTVIHCEGEPIKREDEEESLNEVGYDDIGGCRKQLAQIKEMVELPLRHPALFKAIGVKPPRGILLYGPPGTGKTLIARAVANETGAFFFLINGPEIMSKLAGESESNLRKAFEEAEKNAPAIIFIDELDAIAPKREKTHGEVERRIVSQLLTLMDGLKQRAHVIVMAATNRPNSIDPALRRFGRFDREVDIGIPDATGRLEILQIHTKNMKLADDVDLEQVANETHGHVGADLAALCSEAALQAIRKKMDLIDLEDETIDAEVMNSLAVTMDDFRWALSQSNPSALRETVVEVPQVTWEDIGGLEDVKRELQELVQYPVEHPDKFLKFGMTPSKGVLFYGPPGCGKTLLAKAIANECQANFISIKGPELLTMWFGESEANVREIFDKARQAAPCVLFFDELDSIAKARGGNIGDGGGAADRVINQILTEMDGMSTKKNVFIIGATNRPDIIDPAILRPGRLDQLIYIPLPDEKSRVAILKANLRKSPVAKDVDLDFLAKMTNGFSGADLTEICQRACKLAIRESIESEIRRERERQTNPSAMEVEEDDPVPEIRRDHFEEAMRFARRSVSDNDIRKYEMFAQTLQQSRGFGSFRFPSGNQGGAGPSQGTGGGSGGNVYSEDNDDDLYG